TACAAGGAACTAGTTTGTGACTTACTTCCCCTACGCAcgtttaactttcttattaccTTCTAAGTTAAATGATGGCACAGAAATTTCATCGTGCGCATAGAGGAATGGCTGATAAAGAGATGCTAGAAGTGTGTTCAGCGATCGACTCAGACGAAGATCGTGATGTTGTAGCAGAAGTTGACTACACTGAAGGGAGAACTTCCGAGGACGAAGTCCCTCCACAAGTTTgtaaaaagacagcaaagaaaagcCACATGGTGAGTCAGCACATGATCAGTCTCAAATGTGATACGACTTTCCAGTTTCTAGAAAATCTCTATGATTAATCAGTGATAGGTCCCTTCGTTACAGcggcaaaataaaaactttggtTTTTATGAGCTGAAGATCTAAGGTGAAAGGGTATTTAACCAGTTCGTGCCATACAGAACATGTGCCACGCACCAACAATAATTTCTATTTAGTAAGGTTTGCTACATAGTATGTTCCACTTTATGCGGTCTCTTTCGTAAGACATTAACAAGTTACTGTCCCAAGACATTATTTCAAGGCCAGTAGCACCATCGATCATTACCCAAATGAGATTTGTGCGTTTCCAATCCTTGAAACGTTTCAAAAACGTTAGCATGGTTGTAATAACGTTAAAGTTTTAGATAAAACATTTGCAAACATGTAAACGAAAATATGAAATAAGTGTATCgtgaacatttaaaacattaaaattagtTATTTACTATtctcaaaaatatgtttaaagaatttaatatgCCTCATCGATATATGTGAGATTTGAAAATCGTTGCGTTTTTCACTAAATGCAGTACCTGTATGCATATTTGGCTATTCCACTTGTGGATTCACTCCCTTAAGTGATAccctgcatatttttttcttctgttgtgtCTGCGTGATAAAACCAGTGTTTTAGTGCAActtatgatttaattttttcttgtaaggtgtgatttgtaaaacaaatttttctttttgtacaatGTGTACATAGTCGAACACAGTTCAAATCATATCTTCCTACTGGACAAAGGGGAGAAGGGTGACTAAGATTGTAGAAACAGAGTTAAtggaactgaaagaagaaagacagagcTATTTAATACACTCTGACACAAATAATCACAATTTGCAGGCCTGTGGAGAAAGTGTTAGAAGTTTTTAACAGTAGTTTgaaccagcagacaccagaaaTCTCAACTACAAAACCTGAAATCTCAGAAACAACATCAGGCCAATATTCACATGCTGAATATAACTTGGATGAAAATAGTGATGAGGATGATTTTGAGAAATCatattttagtgaatttgaagattttaTTGATGTCAATTTAATTCAGTGATATCTCCAAACAGTAAAAGTAAAACAGCTACAGATTTGGTCACACAGTGGGCATATTGGGCCataacttttaacattttctgcagTTCACTTTCAGCATTTCTTGCCTTGTTATACCAAAAGTATGAGGGAGCTTCCAAAAGATTTTGGATTTGCAGAAGTGTTTTTAAAGAAGCCATTTTTGATAGGACTGTTTTATGGGGAATCAAGCCCAAAACCCTTGAATTTTTAAATGCCTTTGTCCAAGAGTTAAAGTAATCAGGGGTTAAACATGATGAGTTGTTAATAAATATATCAACATATGTATGAGATGCACCTGTTAGGTCCTTCATAAAAAATAGTAAACCTCACATGTGATACTCTAACTGTGAAAGATGTACACACACGTTTGGAagattaaaattacatttacatATAGTAAAGCCAGTGGCAGACATTACGTCGAAAAATGTTATACTTCCATACAGACAAGGCTTTGTTGTTATTCCAATGATTCATTTCAACAATTAAAGTTGTGTGATCTGCTTCacagctaaaaaataaaaaggaaggtTTGGGGGAGTAAATGGTATTGAAAGACATGATAAATGGGAAGTACTCTATACTGTAATATTTTCAATAGGAAGCAAGGGTATTTagtacagcaaaaaaaaaatttttgcatcacattgACACTGGGCAGGATTAAGTGGAAACCATGtagtgtttacattttcttttgaaatttcattATACTTTCCATACTTTGCCTAATTATGATTCTACTGGaaagtttaaatttgttttactcACAAAACAGTGTCATGCCTCTctggacatttgtcattgttgaGTTTACAAAGGCCTTGTTGACATTGTCCACCATACATGGCTGAAGACTTCAGTACTTTAGGATGGTGTAAGTTGCAggttcatgtttgtgtgtgcgcatgtgcagtaTCTGACTATACCGTTGCCAGTTATGTGCTATCTGCTTGAATTTAATTCATTGTTGTACTATTATCTAAGGCATAAATAGTACCGCTTTTATTGTGCTTAGCAAACATTTCTGGTTATGATGTATATTTCAGCgtgttacatgttcttaaaatttccttcatgggtgatagttttatttttcagcactCTAAGAGGGCAGCATACTTGTCATCAAGGGAGGTGACAAAACATGCGAAGGAGGAAACTCTGCCAGATAGGTGTACCTGGACTCGTCCTGATGTTCACATTTTGGGTTCAAGGGgtacttttctgtttgttaatTGTCATATATGTTATACATAGTTATAGATTGGATGTTTGATTACTTCATCAGCCTGGTTAGTCTATTTATGCAATTTAAAAGTACTGtgcctatttatttttttgtcagtgtCTATTTCACACAGACCTTActtagggtttattgtggttacagactggaacatacagctgCATGACCATTAACATATCTACTAAATGGTCTGTGGTCTCAGTTTCAGACAGTTAACTAATTGCAAAATCTGCACAATATCCTGTGGTAAAGCAATGCATGCCATTATTTACCATGTACTTCATAAAGAAATGACCTTTTCAGATCAGTTTTTGGTTACCAGAAAAGCAGATAGTAGCCAGCATTCATCAAATCTTGATACATCAGACGGTGACAGCAAAAGATGTTGGAAAGaacagaagaggaagagaaacaagtatgCACATTGTATCTTTTTTGAGTTATAGAATAACAGGGATTAAGGAATTCTGACACAGATTCCGTtattgccattaaaaaaaaatgcctttgttttgttaatGGGACATAATGTAGTCTGTATGTCCATCAATGGCATTTATAACCACAGCAATCACATCTCATCCTTGCAACAGTCCATCTCGATTTTTGGTGCAGGTAATCTTGATATTATTATTGGTATAGCCTAGGAATCATTCATTATATTATTCTTCAATCTTTTGGTTAAGGAAGGCtgaaattttcaaaacttgtcgCGTATTTGCTTACTTATTAAAATttggtatgcttgttaattaggttagAGCTAGACAGCTCAGAAGAGGAAGACTACTTTAGGTCACAATCAGCACATCCAGCATCATCGCTGCCATACCCACGACAACCAAAAGTGgcaaaaaactgtttatatcCACAGGCGAGTGCACTAACCGCCAGAATATTAACTCCACAACATGAGCACCCCAATGACAAACATGTTGATTCTCTGCAAGCAGTACAAGAGAAGACAGACCTCACAACTACAGCAGTAGAAGGCAGCATCCAGGAAGTGTCTAAAGAGGGTAATGcagaaaattttatattataggtttctttttctttctttctttttgtttgtttattccatTTAGTTGTGAATTCCCTTTCGTAAACTCATAGTGAAAATAGTGTTAGTTATACAAGAGTTGATTATTTGCTGCCTCACAAGCCACCATTGATAGGCTTCATTCACCCATAGTCAAAGTATGTAAAAGTGAATTACCGTGTGAAATGTCCACTTTCTTTCACTATGTTTATGCTGTTGCAGCATTGCTCCAGCACATTCTTAAACAAGGGATGGAACTAAAATTGATGATGCTGGAAGCAAAAGATATGCTGATTCATTTGACCTCACTGATGATAAAAAACCAGCATGCTCCAGCAGAGAATGATCATctgttgccagaagatttgatccTTCCAGTTAAAACACAGCAGGAGCTAATAGATCTGGAAGGACTCCTTGATGATGACTCCTTTCAAGAATTACTCGTATGTAAAGCAGATTTCATTGTTAAAGCGGTGATGGAAATGATAACAATTTGTGGAAATTATTACAGCATAgctttactttttttgaaaaccttGGGGAATGCATTTGAGAAGGGTCAGTTCTTGTGAATCTatcatgcatatatattttgaaacacaATGTCCTATTgtagtcaaattttaaatccagtttcaaaagGTTTAAGCCTTTTAGCCTTTATAGTTATTGGGGAATGAAACATTCTTTTTGTGAAAGTGGATTCCTTTAAGGCAGGGGTGCAGTGGGAGCTTCCAACACTTGGGCCAACTAAAAATCATGTGGTCTGACCCTGCAAAAAACAACCGTTAATTATATGTTTGACCAAATATTGCAGgctattattttgaaatgttataaatatccatATGGCCCTAGACAAAAAAAGATATTCTAAAGGGTCAGGGTTTCACAGCTGAGTTTATTGTGTATATAGTCAGACATGTTTACTGTCTTCTAATGCACTTGCAGATCAAAAGCCTCTCTTGTGTGGGTGGTACAAATGCAAAGGATTGTGTAAAAAGAATCATGAAGCGAATCCTGACCGACAAGGTTGCTCGGCATTACaactggaaaggacaaaaaggagagaagtgGGCTTTCAAGGGACTTAGAGTGCAGACCCTGATTTGCAGTAAGTGATGTGTATAAATATAAGAAGATATTAATTAGGTtgcatatattttatacatatattctaACCTAAAAAGGTGCCGATATAAATggttatttttgtgtaatatgtgttgacatttttcatagGTAGCTTCAcagttcaaaattttttaactctTATCAGAATAATTGTGCTACCATGGGTGAAACTAGCTTAAAACACCTGAAAACAGCAAGACATGGGGAAGCACCATAGAGTTGAAACAAGCTATATGGTGTGAGACTTTGTCCGTCTTTAATTTAAGACtcccaattttcccattttttatatcttcagaAGCTGTACGGAAGAACAGTGGGTGCATGGAGACTCCAGATAACATCATTGAAGGAGCCATCAAAGAATGGCTACGCTTCGCACCAGAAAGAGATGGAGGCAGaaaggagagggaggaaagaaagaaacaagctATTTCGCGAAGTGACACCTGCGTTTCTGCAAATTCTCTGGAATTTTAGTTAATTAATGTACTATTATGGCACAATTGTGTTGTGAATCTACATTTCTTCGTTGGGATTTGGTGTGCGGATCCACATTTTATGCGTTGTATTTTGGGATTCTCGCTGCACCTTATCGACTTCTGTGTATCGCAAGACTGCGCCAATTTGCCCTGCTCCCCTCACTGCTCAGTGACATTGGTGTCTTTATTAGACAGTCTTTTTCTGGGTAATTTAAAAGATTAGActggttttttatttcttatttgccGATGAAAAAGAGACTTCCAAGAAattggaatttattttttacctttttctacattttcttttcgagTATCATGAATCTTTATTGTAAATTGTC
This window of the Pomacea canaliculata isolate SZHN2017 linkage group LG4, ASM307304v1, whole genome shotgun sequence genome carries:
- the LOC112562915 gene encoding uncharacterized protein LOC112562915, producing the protein MMAQKFHRAHRGMADKEMLEVCSAIDSDEDRDVVAEVDYTEGRTSEDEVPPQVCKKTAKKSHMHSKRAAYLSSREVTKHAKEETLPDRCTWTRPDVHILGSRDQFLVTRKADSSQHSSNLDTSDGDSKRCWKEQKRKRNKLELDSSEEEDYFRSQSAHPASSLPYPRQPKVAKNCLYPQASALTARILTPQHEHPNDKHVDSLQAVQEKTDLTTTAVEGSIQEVSKEALLQHILKQGMELKLMMLEAKDMLIHLTSLMIKNQHAPAENDHLLPEDLILPVKTQQELIDLEGLLDDDSFQELLIKSLSCVGGTNAKDCVKRIMKRILTDKVARHYNWKGQKGEKWAFKGLRVQTLICKAVRKNSGCMETPDNIIEGAIKEWLRFAPERDGGRKEREERKKQAISRSDTCVSANSLEF